In Tachypleus tridentatus isolate NWPU-2018 chromosome 7, ASM421037v1, whole genome shotgun sequence, a genomic segment contains:
- the LOC143257189 gene encoding uncharacterized protein LOC143257189: MKFIEQIMEAMFHWIVLVIFFTVVSAEDYFATGLGTLDPNYSQKLGPDGSVRLDFRQKKNGFSYSVSNSADKNGATQQHTDISKDALGGHTIEHASHKHHTDPYTGQTDVTHSEHSFHINPYLGKAAVHFNDADGHLSPQTSSAAYQQDNYDAQIAPGLRTVQKSHDDSSISPYGNHASHAVHNAHAAAVPGGVAHTAHTSQTTHDNHPGLGGYTQAQVVDVQGLQGPGYGALSEAAQNTRASYGPYGVAAEVKQDGYASDSLYNAPLNYAGGNYHAFSHHAARHPYDGYQQVTHSTNAAHEGPIYPGAGGYIQGGYGSLPHAGHSYHYAPVPYGPLPAAYPSYGHKK; this comes from the exons ATGAAGTTTATAGAACAGATAATGGAAGCAATGTTTCACTGG ATcgttcttgttattttttttaccgtCGTATCTGCTGAAGACTATTTTGCTACTGGTCTGGGAACTTTGGACCCAAACTATAGTCAGAAGCTTGGACCTGATGGTTCAGTTCGTCTGGACTTCCGACAAAAGAAAAATGGATTTTCCTACTCTGTTTCTAATTCTGCTGACAAAAACGGGGCAACCCAGCAACACACAGACATTTCTAAAGATGCTCTTGGAGGTCATACGATCGAACACGCCAGTCACAAACACCACACGGACCCATACACTGGTCAGACAGATGTAACGCACTCTGAACATTCCTTCCACATCAATCCGTACCTAGGTAAAGCAGCTGTTCATTTCAACGACGCTGATGGCCATCTTAGCCCTCAGACTTCCTCAGCAGCTTACCAGCAAGATAACTATGATGCCCAGATAGCTCCTGGTCTTAGGACTGTTCAGAAAAGTCACGATGATTCTTCTATATCTCCTTATGGTAACCACGCTAGCCACGCCGTTCATAATGCCCACGCCGCTGCTGTTCCTGGTGGAGTCGCTCACACTGCTCACACATCTCAGACAACCCATGACAACCACCCAGGTCTGGGTGGTTACACTCAAGCTCAAGTAGTTGATGTACAGGGTCTGCAGGGTCCAGGCTATGGTGCCTTAAGTGAAGCTGCTCAGAACACTCGTGCCTCCTACGGCCCCTATGGTGTAGCAGCTGAAGTGAAGCAGGATGGCTATGCTTCTGACAGTCTGTACAATGCCCCCTTGAATTACGCTGGTGGAAACTATCATGCATTTTCTCACCACGCTGCTCGTCATCCTTACGATGGATACCAACAAGTTACCCACAGCACTAATGCTGCCCATGAAGGTCCCATCTACCCTGGTGCAGGTGGTTATATACAAGGTGGTTATGGATCTCTCCCACATGCTGGTCATAGTTATCATTATGCACCTGTACCTTATGGGCCTCTTCCCGCTGCCTACCCAAGTTATGGCCATAAGAAATAG
- the LOC143257190 gene encoding protein FAM200A-like, translating into MGEQYQVLLYHTDVRWLSRGKVVRRVIELRTALQEFLKQEESPFATKFTDKEWLARLCYLSDIFAELNSDNLQLQGQNTTVIDAHHTVTAFLGKLRLWIRRLEKGVIAQFPTLDQFVEENCYDTGSLLQTINKEMSDHLKGLETSMQHYFPESDLKTASLQWIIHPFSVPDEAIHDDDFPAKEKWITMRANEALKVKFQNQNADSFWISQLADSPTLSKRALKLLVSFSTTYLCEKGFSTVLGMKTKKRTRLNVANDARLALSTTKPRIPKLASSMQLHPSH; encoded by the coding sequence atgggagagcagtatcaagttctgctctaccacaccgatgttcgctggttgtcacgaggcaaggttgtacgtcgagtcattgagctccgaacggctcttcaggaatttctgaaacaagaagaatctccttttgctaccaagttcactgataaggagtggcttgctcgactttgttacttgtctgacatatttgcggagctgaacagtgataatctgcaactccagggccaaaacacgactgtcattgatgcccatcacactgtgactgcatttctgggaaaactgagactctggattcgacgcttggagaaaggagtgatcgctcagtttcccactctagaccagtttgttgaggagaattgttatgatactggatcacttttacagaccatcaacaaagagatgaGCGACCATTTGAAGGGGCTTGAAACAAGCATGCAGCACTACTTTCCAGAGAGTGACCTAAAAACAGCCAGTCTTCAGTGGATCATTCATCCCTTTTCTGTACCTGATGAGGCCATTCATGATGATGATTTCCCTGCAAAGGAGAAGTGGATCACAATGCGAGCAAATGAAGCCTTGAAagtcaaattccaaaaccaaaatgcaGATTCCTTTTGGATTTCACAACTAGCTGACTCGCCAACCCTGTCCAAGAGAGCCTTGAAGTTGTTGGTATCATTCTCAACAACGTATCTGTGCGAGAAGGGGTTCTCAACCGTGCtggggatgaaaacaaaaaagaggactcgcttgaatgttgcaaacgatgccaggctggcactttcaaccacaaagccaagaattcctaaactagcttcaagtatgcaactccatccatcccactga